Proteins from a single region of Eretmochelys imbricata isolate rEreImb1 chromosome 20, rEreImb1.hap1, whole genome shotgun sequence:
- the LOC144277820 gene encoding resistin-like encodes MKAAVFLLLALLVPACHTEAQCIIDNVVDLKVQAAITSIVSATLAKAKLLCQDVSARGALVSCPAGYKPTGCACGMGCGSWDIRTDSTCHCQCAGIDWTAARCCKIGLE; translated from the exons ATGAAGGCTGCTGTGTTCCTGCTGCTCGCCCTCCTGGTGCCCGCGTGCCACACAGAGGCTCAGTGCATCATTGACAATGTGGTTGATCTGAAGGTGCAGGCAGCGATTACTTCCATAG TGTCCGCCACCCTGGCCAAAGCCAAGCTACTCTGCCAGGACGTCTCGGCGCGTGGGGCACTTGTCTCCTGCCCAGCAG ggTACAAGCCCACGGGCTGCGCCTGCGGAATGGGCTGCGGCTCCTGGGACATTCGCACCGACTCCACCTGCCACTGCCAGTGCGCCGGCATCGACTGGACGGCCGCACGCTGCTGCAAGATAGGCCTGGAGTGA